A DNA window from Linepithema humile isolate Giens D197 chromosome 6, Lhum_UNIL_v1.0, whole genome shotgun sequence contains the following coding sequences:
- the LOC105671377 gene encoding aminopeptidase Q-like isoform X1: protein MAFRQVLFNGGLVLITILTLSTASNTKNGEQIDDLSALYYDCNVQFFYEENILIGDCSIFIQINNSTKGIIINLKSPCSILHIFLTGLKQIDNVDNVDNVRNQTFILSYSYLAEDILQLDFTKYLIPGEYELKIIYSRNIIDSTQNLSPLGSIYLDETGDKVLNARKFEIIKGRNILPCVNRACIATFNISIKYPSIYKVLSNMPIQNNNTAEDDHDMQWIHYNETPLMSIDDIKIIITKLVPLFDLHSNVVFWCRKTEIENVQYAKSIASSILQYFRTTGNINIKKLNYVTITYGTATGITYTKFDDKNYRNIQKETQYIDGVLKKKVWKPEDDEIKTRELVSHRVTDIIYNKSLYPFMRKINVGLLIAKQITSLWYGDVFLWSHNSFTTFYGAHLLDEVELKYVKRERVMDLCVVQIQQESLRYDTSFAKKSKTLSKVKRILKIRKTRKHLKSRGVSRRSNKVSIELHYMKLFALWRMLQGLIPHNVFWTCIDTYARTQYNYSNTISDDLWTTMQAVLNVTTNTYKFDIKKVMDSWTRKNYYPLLNVTRNYKDSTMLISYVKSISNKLYHDDTTEDWISVTYTTQSLIRNINYLFWLNFPNHNYTVKNINSNDWVLVNIKQIGYYRVNYDTENWLKLARYLNSDNYVEIHVINRAQIVDDAFYFLMKKQLDFVTFWEIVSFLSRDTSYIAWHPMIKALEYMTCIFPFSNMPQVTEQTKILLNGLLQNIEENSDHDFTECLREEAIKWACIFRVPKCINISNSELTKHFADTKKYSPLAWNQWTYCKGFLYENYTWEKKWNEWLPADNGILEFFICFRNSQIFVQYWSHIKTKTFFRHVQVNKHANVFLLMIARHASNNIAFKYILEQFENIKPKKVSTIATLIVLITHIHDVFQLEKVHIFVKNKLEEKENKTLFRYVREKIRTRINEHAEKIINYGFYGSTHL, encoded by the exons ATGGCATTCAGACAAGTCTTATTCAATGGTGGATTGGTGTTAATTACTATATTAACTCTTTCTACAGCCAGCAATACAAAAAATGGTGAACAAATTGATGATCTGTCTGCATTGTATTACGATTGTAATGTTCAATTTTTCTACGAGGAAAATATCTTAATAGGCGATTGCAGtatttttatccaaataaACAATTCCACGAaaggaataattataaacttaaaGAGTCCATGTTCTATATTGCATATCTTTTTGACTGGCTTAAAGCAAATAGATAATGTTGATAATGTTGATAATGTTCGCAATCAGACTTTTATACTATCTTATTCATATCTCGCTGAGGACATTTTACAGCTTGATTTTACGAAATACTTAATACCTGGAGAATACgaattaaaaatcatatacagCCGTAACATAATTGATAGCACACAGAATTTATCTCCTTTAGGCTCTATATATCTAGACGAAACGGGAGACAAAgt GTTGAATGCAagaaaattcgaaataataaaaggCCGAAATATATTACCGTGCGTGAACCGTGCTTGTATAGCAACTTTTAACATTAGCATTAAGTATCCTTCAATTTACAAAGTTTTATCGAATATGCcaatacaaaacaataatacaGCAGAAGATGACCATGATATGCAATGGATACATTATAATGAGACACCTTTAATGTCAATTGACGACATCAAGATAATAATAACCAAACTTGTTCCACTTTTTGATTTGCATTCGAATGTCGTATTTTGGTGCAGAAAAACGGAAATAGAAAATGTGCAGTATGCAAAATCTATTGCTTCTTCTATATTGCAGTATTTTCGCACAAcaggaaatataaatataaaaaaactgaattacGTTACAATTACGTATGGAACGGCAACAGGAATTACGTATACAAAATTTGACGACAAAAACTATCGtaatatacaaaaagaaaCTCAATACATTGACGGAGTCCTAAAGAAGAAAGTATGGAAACCTGAAGacgatgaaataaaaacacgAGAACTCGTTTCGCATAg agtaacagatattatttacaataaaagttTGTATCCCtttatgcgtaaaataaatgtggGACTCTTAATAGCGAAGCAAATAACATCTCTTTGGTATGGCGATGTATTTCTTTGGTCACATAACAGTTTTACTACATTTTATGGAGCACATCTCTTGGATGag GTTGAATTGAAATATGTTAAGCGTGAAAGAGTAATGGATCTCTGTGTTGTTCAAATACAACAAGAATCATTACGTTATGACACTTCTTTTGctaaaaaatcgaaaacatTGAGCAAAGTTAAACGTATCCTTAAAATTCGTAAAACTCGTAAACACCTCAAGTCTCGAGGAGTCTCTAGAAGGTCTAATAAAGTATCCATAGAGCTACATTATATGAAAT TATTCGCGTTATGGCGCATGTTACAAGGTTTAATTCCTCATAATGTGTTTTGGACGTGTATCGACACATATGCACGAACGCA atataattattcaaacaCAATCTCAGATGATTTATGGACTACTATGCAAGCTGTTCTAAATGTAACAACTAATACAtacaaatttgatataaaaaaagtaatggaTAGTTGGACAAGGAAAAACTATTATCCCTTGCTCAATGTAACACGAAATTATAAGGATTCCACGATGCTGATAAGCTACGTCAAatctatttctaataaattatatcatgaTGATACGACAGAAGATTGGATATCTGTGACTTATACGACGCAGTCGCTTAttagaaatatcaattatttgttttgGTTAAATTTCCCTAATCACAATTATACAGTTAAGAATATTAACAGCAACGATTGGGTATTAgtgaatataaaacaaattg gATATTATCGTGTTAACTATGATACTGAGAACTGGCTTAAACTTGCACGCTACTTAAACTCTGATAATTATGTCGAAATACATGTTATCAATCGGGCTCAAATCGTAGATGATGCGTTTTactttttgatgaaaaaacaGCTCGATTTTGTCACGTTTTGGGAGATTGTAAGCTTTCTATCACGAGATACAAGTTATATAGCATGGCATCCTATGATTAAAGCTCTTGAATACATGACATGTATCTTTCCATTTTCTAATATGCCACAGGTAACA gaacaaacaaaaattctattaaatggACTTTTGCAAAACATAGAAGAAAATTCGGACCACGATTTTACTGAATGTTTGAGAGAAGAAGCCATAAAGTGGGCATGTATTTTCCGTGTCCccaaatgtataaatatatctaattcgGAACTAACAAAGCATTTTgcagatacaaaaaaatattc TCCTTTGGCATGGAACCAATGGACATATTGTAAAGGTTTTCTATACGAGAATTACACTTGGGAAAAGAAGTGGAATGAATGGCTACCAGCAGATAAtggaattttagaattttttatttgctttagaAATTCTCAAATCTTTGTTCAATATTGGTCACACATAAagacaaaaacattttttaggcATGTACAAGTTAATAAGCATGCTAATGTATTTCTTCTTATGATTGCGAGGCATGCAAGTAACAATATAGCGTTTAAGTATATTTTGGAACAGTTTGAAAACATAAAACCCAA aaaagttAGCACAATTGCCACGTTAATTGTTCTTATTACGCATATACATGATGTATTTCAATTGGAAAAg gtacatatatttgtgaaaaataaactggaagaaaaggaaaataagACATTGTTTAGATATGttagagaaaaaataagaacacGCATAAATGAACACGCAGAAAAAATCATTAACTACGGGTTCTACGGATCTACgcacttataa
- the LOC105671377 gene encoding aminopeptidase Q-like isoform X2: MDLCVVQIQQESLRYDTSFAKKSKTLSKVKRILKIRKTRKHLKSRGVSRRSNKVSIELHYMKLFALWRMLQGLIPHNVFWTCIDTYARTQYNYSNTISDDLWTTMQAVLNVTTNTYKFDIKKVMDSWTRKNYYPLLNVTRNYKDSTMLISYVKSISNKLYHDDTTEDWISVTYTTQSLIRNINYLFWLNFPNHNYTVKNINSNDWVLVNIKQIGYYRVNYDTENWLKLARYLNSDNYVEIHVINRAQIVDDAFYFLMKKQLDFVTFWEIVSFLSRDTSYIAWHPMIKALEYMTCIFPFSNMPQVTEQTKILLNGLLQNIEENSDHDFTECLREEAIKWACIFRVPKCINISNSELTKHFADTKKYSPLAWNQWTYCKGFLYENYTWEKKWNEWLPADNGILEFFICFRNSQIFVQYWSHIKTKTFFRHVQVNKHANVFLLMIARHASNNIAFKYILEQFENIKPKKVSTIATLIVLITHIHDVFQLEKVHIFVKNKLEEKENKTLFRYVREKIRTRINEHAEKIINYGFYGSTHL; this comes from the exons ATGGATCTCTGTGTTGTTCAAATACAACAAGAATCATTACGTTATGACACTTCTTTTGctaaaaaatcgaaaacatTGAGCAAAGTTAAACGTATCCTTAAAATTCGTAAAACTCGTAAACACCTCAAGTCTCGAGGAGTCTCTAGAAGGTCTAATAAAGTATCCATAGAGCTACATTATATGAAAT TATTCGCGTTATGGCGCATGTTACAAGGTTTAATTCCTCATAATGTGTTTTGGACGTGTATCGACACATATGCACGAACGCA atataattattcaaacaCAATCTCAGATGATTTATGGACTACTATGCAAGCTGTTCTAAATGTAACAACTAATACAtacaaatttgatataaaaaaagtaatggaTAGTTGGACAAGGAAAAACTATTATCCCTTGCTCAATGTAACACGAAATTATAAGGATTCCACGATGCTGATAAGCTACGTCAAatctatttctaataaattatatcatgaTGATACGACAGAAGATTGGATATCTGTGACTTATACGACGCAGTCGCTTAttagaaatatcaattatttgttttgGTTAAATTTCCCTAATCACAATTATACAGTTAAGAATATTAACAGCAACGATTGGGTATTAgtgaatataaaacaaattg gATATTATCGTGTTAACTATGATACTGAGAACTGGCTTAAACTTGCACGCTACTTAAACTCTGATAATTATGTCGAAATACATGTTATCAATCGGGCTCAAATCGTAGATGATGCGTTTTactttttgatgaaaaaacaGCTCGATTTTGTCACGTTTTGGGAGATTGTAAGCTTTCTATCACGAGATACAAGTTATATAGCATGGCATCCTATGATTAAAGCTCTTGAATACATGACATGTATCTTTCCATTTTCTAATATGCCACAGGTAACA gaacaaacaaaaattctattaaatggACTTTTGCAAAACATAGAAGAAAATTCGGACCACGATTTTACTGAATGTTTGAGAGAAGAAGCCATAAAGTGGGCATGTATTTTCCGTGTCCccaaatgtataaatatatctaattcgGAACTAACAAAGCATTTTgcagatacaaaaaaatattc TCCTTTGGCATGGAACCAATGGACATATTGTAAAGGTTTTCTATACGAGAATTACACTTGGGAAAAGAAGTGGAATGAATGGCTACCAGCAGATAAtggaattttagaattttttatttgctttagaAATTCTCAAATCTTTGTTCAATATTGGTCACACATAAagacaaaaacattttttaggcATGTACAAGTTAATAAGCATGCTAATGTATTTCTTCTTATGATTGCGAGGCATGCAAGTAACAATATAGCGTTTAAGTATATTTTGGAACAGTTTGAAAACATAAAACCCAA aaaagttAGCACAATTGCCACGTTAATTGTTCTTATTACGCATATACATGATGTATTTCAATTGGAAAAg gtacatatatttgtgaaaaataaactggaagaaaaggaaaataagACATTGTTTAGATATGttagagaaaaaataagaacacGCATAAATGAACACGCAGAAAAAATCATTAACTACGGGTTCTACGGATCTACgcacttataa
- the LOC105671377 gene encoding aminopeptidase N-like isoform X5, whose translation MQAVLNVTTNTYKFDIKKVMDSWTRKNYYPLLNVTRNYKDSTMLISYVKSISNKLYHDDTTEDWISVTYTTQSLIRNINYLFWLNFPNHNYTVKNINSNDWVLVNIKQIGYYRVNYDTENWLKLARYLNSDNYVEIHVINRAQIVDDAFYFLMKKQLDFVTFWEIVSFLSRDTSYIAWHPMIKALEYMTCIFPFSNMPQVTEQTKILLNGLLQNIEENSDHDFTECLREEAIKWACIFRVPKCINISNSELTKHFADTKKYSPLAWNQWTYCKGFLYENYTWEKKWNEWLPADNGILEFFICFRNSQIFVQYWSHIKTKTFFRHVQVNKHANVFLLMIARHASNNIAFKYILEQFENIKPKKVSTIATLIVLITHIHDVFQLEKVHIFVKNKLEEKENKTLFRYVREKIRTRINEHAEKIINYGFYGSTHL comes from the exons ATGCAAGCTGTTCTAAATGTAACAACTAATACAtacaaatttgatataaaaaaagtaatggaTAGTTGGACAAGGAAAAACTATTATCCCTTGCTCAATGTAACACGAAATTATAAGGATTCCACGATGCTGATAAGCTACGTCAAatctatttctaataaattatatcatgaTGATACGACAGAAGATTGGATATCTGTGACTTATACGACGCAGTCGCTTAttagaaatatcaattatttgttttgGTTAAATTTCCCTAATCACAATTATACAGTTAAGAATATTAACAGCAACGATTGGGTATTAgtgaatataaaacaaattg gATATTATCGTGTTAACTATGATACTGAGAACTGGCTTAAACTTGCACGCTACTTAAACTCTGATAATTATGTCGAAATACATGTTATCAATCGGGCTCAAATCGTAGATGATGCGTTTTactttttgatgaaaaaacaGCTCGATTTTGTCACGTTTTGGGAGATTGTAAGCTTTCTATCACGAGATACAAGTTATATAGCATGGCATCCTATGATTAAAGCTCTTGAATACATGACATGTATCTTTCCATTTTCTAATATGCCACAGGTAACA gaacaaacaaaaattctattaaatggACTTTTGCAAAACATAGAAGAAAATTCGGACCACGATTTTACTGAATGTTTGAGAGAAGAAGCCATAAAGTGGGCATGTATTTTCCGTGTCCccaaatgtataaatatatctaattcgGAACTAACAAAGCATTTTgcagatacaaaaaaatattc TCCTTTGGCATGGAACCAATGGACATATTGTAAAGGTTTTCTATACGAGAATTACACTTGGGAAAAGAAGTGGAATGAATGGCTACCAGCAGATAAtggaattttagaattttttatttgctttagaAATTCTCAAATCTTTGTTCAATATTGGTCACACATAAagacaaaaacattttttaggcATGTACAAGTTAATAAGCATGCTAATGTATTTCTTCTTATGATTGCGAGGCATGCAAGTAACAATATAGCGTTTAAGTATATTTTGGAACAGTTTGAAAACATAAAACCCAA aaaagttAGCACAATTGCCACGTTAATTGTTCTTATTACGCATATACATGATGTATTTCAATTGGAAAAg gtacatatatttgtgaaaaataaactggaagaaaaggaaaataagACATTGTTTAGATATGttagagaaaaaataagaacacGCATAAATGAACACGCAGAAAAAATCATTAACTACGGGTTCTACGGATCTACgcacttataa
- the LOC105671377 gene encoding aminopeptidase N-like isoform X4 yields the protein MCFGRVSTHMHERNDLWTTMQAVLNVTTNTYKFDIKKVMDSWTRKNYYPLLNVTRNYKDSTMLISYVKSISNKLYHDDTTEDWISVTYTTQSLIRNINYLFWLNFPNHNYTVKNINSNDWVLVNIKQIGYYRVNYDTENWLKLARYLNSDNYVEIHVINRAQIVDDAFYFLMKKQLDFVTFWEIVSFLSRDTSYIAWHPMIKALEYMTCIFPFSNMPQVTEQTKILLNGLLQNIEENSDHDFTECLREEAIKWACIFRVPKCINISNSELTKHFADTKKYSPLAWNQWTYCKGFLYENYTWEKKWNEWLPADNGILEFFICFRNSQIFVQYWSHIKTKTFFRHVQVNKHANVFLLMIARHASNNIAFKYILEQFENIKPKKVSTIATLIVLITHIHDVFQLEKVHIFVKNKLEEKENKTLFRYVREKIRTRINEHAEKIINYGFYGSTHL from the exons ATGTGTTTTGGACGTGTATCGACACATATGCACGAACGCA ATGATTTATGGACTACTATGCAAGCTGTTCTAAATGTAACAACTAATACAtacaaatttgatataaaaaaagtaatggaTAGTTGGACAAGGAAAAACTATTATCCCTTGCTCAATGTAACACGAAATTATAAGGATTCCACGATGCTGATAAGCTACGTCAAatctatttctaataaattatatcatgaTGATACGACAGAAGATTGGATATCTGTGACTTATACGACGCAGTCGCTTAttagaaatatcaattatttgttttgGTTAAATTTCCCTAATCACAATTATACAGTTAAGAATATTAACAGCAACGATTGGGTATTAgtgaatataaaacaaattg gATATTATCGTGTTAACTATGATACTGAGAACTGGCTTAAACTTGCACGCTACTTAAACTCTGATAATTATGTCGAAATACATGTTATCAATCGGGCTCAAATCGTAGATGATGCGTTTTactttttgatgaaaaaacaGCTCGATTTTGTCACGTTTTGGGAGATTGTAAGCTTTCTATCACGAGATACAAGTTATATAGCATGGCATCCTATGATTAAAGCTCTTGAATACATGACATGTATCTTTCCATTTTCTAATATGCCACAGGTAACA gaacaaacaaaaattctattaaatggACTTTTGCAAAACATAGAAGAAAATTCGGACCACGATTTTACTGAATGTTTGAGAGAAGAAGCCATAAAGTGGGCATGTATTTTCCGTGTCCccaaatgtataaatatatctaattcgGAACTAACAAAGCATTTTgcagatacaaaaaaatattc TCCTTTGGCATGGAACCAATGGACATATTGTAAAGGTTTTCTATACGAGAATTACACTTGGGAAAAGAAGTGGAATGAATGGCTACCAGCAGATAAtggaattttagaattttttatttgctttagaAATTCTCAAATCTTTGTTCAATATTGGTCACACATAAagacaaaaacattttttaggcATGTACAAGTTAATAAGCATGCTAATGTATTTCTTCTTATGATTGCGAGGCATGCAAGTAACAATATAGCGTTTAAGTATATTTTGGAACAGTTTGAAAACATAAAACCCAA aaaagttAGCACAATTGCCACGTTAATTGTTCTTATTACGCATATACATGATGTATTTCAATTGGAAAAg gtacatatatttgtgaaaaataaactggaagaaaaggaaaataagACATTGTTTAGATATGttagagaaaaaataagaacacGCATAAATGAACACGCAGAAAAAATCATTAACTACGGGTTCTACGGATCTACgcacttataa
- the LOC105671377 gene encoding glutamyl aminopeptidase-like isoform X3 — protein sequence MAFRQVLFNGGLVLITILTLSTASNTKNGEQIDDLSALYYDCNVQFFYEENILIGDCSIFIQINNSTKGIIINLKSPCSILHIFLTGLKQIDNVDNVDNVRNQTFILSYSYLAEDILQLDFTKYLIPGEYELKIIYSRNIIDSTQNLSPLGSIYLDETGDKVLNARKFEIIKGRNILPCVNRACIATFNISIKYPSIYKVLSNMPIQNNNTAEDDHDMQWIHYNETPLMSIDDIKIIITKLVPLFDLHSNVVFWCRKTEIENVQYAKSIASSILQYFRTTGNINIKKLNYVTITYGTATGITYTKFDDKNYRNIQKETQYIDGVLKKKVWKPEDDEIKTRELVSHRVTDIIYNKSLYPFMRKINVGLLIAKQITSLWYGDVFLWSHNSFTTFYGAHLLDEVELKYVKRERVMDLCVVQIQQESLRYDTSFAKKSKTLSKVKRILKIRKTRKHLKSRGVSRRSNKVSIELHYMKLFALWRMLQGLIPHNVFWTCIDTYARTQDVNCFKLWSLHFTFACKI from the exons ATGGCATTCAGACAAGTCTTATTCAATGGTGGATTGGTGTTAATTACTATATTAACTCTTTCTACAGCCAGCAATACAAAAAATGGTGAACAAATTGATGATCTGTCTGCATTGTATTACGATTGTAATGTTCAATTTTTCTACGAGGAAAATATCTTAATAGGCGATTGCAGtatttttatccaaataaACAATTCCACGAaaggaataattataaacttaaaGAGTCCATGTTCTATATTGCATATCTTTTTGACTGGCTTAAAGCAAATAGATAATGTTGATAATGTTGATAATGTTCGCAATCAGACTTTTATACTATCTTATTCATATCTCGCTGAGGACATTTTACAGCTTGATTTTACGAAATACTTAATACCTGGAGAATACgaattaaaaatcatatacagCCGTAACATAATTGATAGCACACAGAATTTATCTCCTTTAGGCTCTATATATCTAGACGAAACGGGAGACAAAgt GTTGAATGCAagaaaattcgaaataataaaaggCCGAAATATATTACCGTGCGTGAACCGTGCTTGTATAGCAACTTTTAACATTAGCATTAAGTATCCTTCAATTTACAAAGTTTTATCGAATATGCcaatacaaaacaataatacaGCAGAAGATGACCATGATATGCAATGGATACATTATAATGAGACACCTTTAATGTCAATTGACGACATCAAGATAATAATAACCAAACTTGTTCCACTTTTTGATTTGCATTCGAATGTCGTATTTTGGTGCAGAAAAACGGAAATAGAAAATGTGCAGTATGCAAAATCTATTGCTTCTTCTATATTGCAGTATTTTCGCACAAcaggaaatataaatataaaaaaactgaattacGTTACAATTACGTATGGAACGGCAACAGGAATTACGTATACAAAATTTGACGACAAAAACTATCGtaatatacaaaaagaaaCTCAATACATTGACGGAGTCCTAAAGAAGAAAGTATGGAAACCTGAAGacgatgaaataaaaacacgAGAACTCGTTTCGCATAg agtaacagatattatttacaataaaagttTGTATCCCtttatgcgtaaaataaatgtggGACTCTTAATAGCGAAGCAAATAACATCTCTTTGGTATGGCGATGTATTTCTTTGGTCACATAACAGTTTTACTACATTTTATGGAGCACATCTCTTGGATGag GTTGAATTGAAATATGTTAAGCGTGAAAGAGTAATGGATCTCTGTGTTGTTCAAATACAACAAGAATCATTACGTTATGACACTTCTTTTGctaaaaaatcgaaaacatTGAGCAAAGTTAAACGTATCCTTAAAATTCGTAAAACTCGTAAACACCTCAAGTCTCGAGGAGTCTCTAGAAGGTCTAATAAAGTATCCATAGAGCTACATTATATGAAAT TATTCGCGTTATGGCGCATGTTACAAGGTTTAATTCCTCATAATGTGTTTTGGACGTGTATCGACACATATGCACGAACGCA aGATGTAAACTGTTTTAAACTGTGGTCTCTGCATTTTACATTTGCTTGCAAG atataa